One uncultured Hyphomonas sp. genomic region harbors:
- a CDS encoding hydrolase has protein sequence MIDLSTLSKEDEAARERLAARASDMISQTKNWAAINTGSWNVEGLRKLAPILADAFSELDAEVRLDPGDPFESVNDSGETETTETSSIIRVSSRPDAPVQVIMSGHYDTVFAPGTFESIRDLGDGRLNGPGLADMKGGLCIMREALLAFEAGPLKDRLGYQIVITPDEEIGNFSSARALTEAARSGAHIGMTYEPCMDTGAMSGGRKGSAVFDIVLHGRAAHAGRAKEEGRSALEAAAELVVGLEQLNGRRDGVTLNVGSIDGGGPVNIVPDLAIVRFGARAPDADAAQWTTDEVKHLFERATTRDGIHGHLHGGFYRPPKPRNSAQQALFDAVQATGKAIGLDLLFQDTGGVCEGNNIFAAGVPNVDTLGVMGGRIHSNEEYVLTDSFAERAALSALILNRLADGRLDGAGIKALMDS, from the coding sequence ATGATTGATCTGAGCACTCTGAGCAAAGAAGACGAGGCGGCTCGCGAGCGCCTTGCAGCGCGCGCGTCTGACATGATTTCGCAGACGAAGAACTGGGCGGCCATCAATACCGGGAGCTGGAATGTCGAAGGCTTGCGGAAGCTTGCCCCGATCCTGGCTGACGCCTTTTCTGAACTGGACGCGGAGGTCCGCCTTGATCCCGGCGATCCGTTTGAATCCGTCAATGACTCGGGCGAGACGGAGACGACTGAAACCTCCTCCATCATCCGCGTGTCATCGCGGCCTGACGCGCCGGTCCAGGTCATCATGTCCGGTCACTATGATACCGTTTTTGCACCCGGAACGTTCGAGTCGATTCGCGATCTTGGAGACGGTCGCCTGAACGGTCCTGGGCTGGCGGACATGAAAGGTGGCCTCTGTATCATGCGGGAAGCGCTGCTGGCATTCGAGGCCGGTCCGCTGAAAGACCGTCTCGGATATCAGATCGTCATCACCCCGGATGAAGAGATCGGCAATTTCTCAAGTGCCCGCGCCCTGACGGAAGCCGCCCGGTCCGGGGCGCACATTGGCATGACCTATGAGCCCTGCATGGACACCGGCGCCATGTCTGGCGGCCGGAAAGGTTCTGCGGTTTTCGATATTGTCCTGCACGGACGCGCGGCGCATGCCGGGCGCGCCAAGGAGGAGGGGCGTAGCGCGTTGGAAGCTGCCGCCGAACTCGTGGTCGGACTGGAGCAGCTGAATGGCCGCCGTGACGGGGTGACCCTGAACGTCGGATCGATTGATGGTGGAGGCCCGGTGAACATCGTTCCGGATCTCGCCATCGTCCGCTTCGGTGCCCGGGCCCCGGATGCCGATGCCGCGCAATGGACGACCGATGAGGTGAAGCATCTGTTCGAACGGGCCACAACACGCGACGGCATCCACGGGCATCTTCATGGCGGCTTCTACAGACCGCCCAAGCCAAGGAACTCTGCCCAGCAGGCATTGTTCGACGCGGTGCAGGCAACGGGGAAGGCGATTGGTCTGGACCTTCTATTCCAGGACACTGGCGGCGTGTGTGAAGGCAACAACATTTTTGCGGCAGGCGTTCCCAATGTCGATACGCTGGGCGTCATGGGCGGACGTATTCATTCCAATGAGGAATATGTGCTGACAGACAGTTTTGCAGAGCGTGCCGCCTTGTCCGCTCTCATTCTCAATCGGCTTGCCGATGGGCGTCTCGATGGCGCCGGTATCAAAGCGCTAATGGATAGCTGA